A stretch of Malus sylvestris chromosome 11, drMalSylv7.2, whole genome shotgun sequence DNA encodes these proteins:
- the LOC126591621 gene encoding uncharacterized protein LOC126591621 translates to MDSSGLGGGFLSGPSGGILDLELPVPRLLGHHQHHMNVMGGGGIAGDRHPIGLVEVKESVPKVGSTIAKGNAVASFNGNNGYNLSDDDEQNYTDDESIEGAKGKKGSRWQRMKWTDNVVRLLIDVVACVGDDGSVEGGEGLKRKSRILQKKGKWKTVSQIMISKGCHVSPQQCEDKFNDLNKRYKRLNDILGRGTTCRVVENPALMDAMPHLSAKAMDDVRKILSSKHLFYKEMCAYHNGQRISDCQDLNPHGYSLPLGRCSKDINGSEEEEAEENHDSEDDKLDNEDHNDADNDRERMRRMSERKKAREEDGHLWPQHVPLDSFEVEVGDCFQDTTKSLWERRDWIKKQKLQLEEQRVSFHAEALEIEKQRYKWLRYCSKKDRELERLRLENERMKLENERRVLQLRQKEVELDLRRSEASLEPSSLGLGRDHIDLGRH, encoded by the coding sequence AGGTGGGTTTTTGTCTGGTCCCAGTGGGGGGATACTAGACCTTGAATTGCCGGTTCCTAGATTGTTAGGACATCACCAACATCACATGAATGTGATGGGGGGCGGCGGCATTGCAGGCGATCGTCATCCCATTGGGCTTGTGGAAGTGAAAGAGTCAGTCCCAAAAGTTGGTTCGACTATTGCCAAAGGGAACGCAGTTGCTTCGTTTAATGGCAATAACGGTTACAATTTGAGTGATGACGATGAACAAAATTATACAGATGATGAGAGCATTGAAGGTGCCAAGGGAAAAAAGGGATCTCGATGGCAGCGGATGAAGTGGACAGATAATGTGGTCAGGCTTCTTATAGATGTTGTTGCTTGCGTGGGTGATGATGGTTCGGTTGAAGGTGGTGAGGGGCTTAAGAGGAAATCTAGGATATTACAGAAGAAGGGTAAGTGGAAGACTGTGTCGCAAATAATGATTAGTAAAGGTTGTCATGTTTCTCCTCAGCAGTGTGAAGACAAGTTTAATGACTTGAACAAAAGGTATAAGAGGTTGAACGATATTCTCGGGAGAGGAACTACTTGTAGAGTGGTAGAGAATCCTGCTCTTATGGATGCAATGCCCCACCTCTCTGCCAAGGCGATGGATGACGTTAGGAAGATACTGAGCTCAAAACACTTGTTTTATAAAGAAATGTGTGCTTATCATAATGGACAGAGGATATCTGACTGCCAAGATCTCAATCCCCATGGCTATTCCCTACCTCTTGGGAGGTGCTCAAAAGACATTAATGGatccgaggaagaagaagctgaaGAAAACCATGATAGTGAGGATGATAAATTGGACAACGAAGATCATAACGATGCTGATAATGATAGGGAGAGAATGAGAAGAATGAGTGAGAGGAAGAAGGCTAGGGAAGAAGATGGCCATTTGTGGCCACAACATGTTCCTCTCGATAGTTTTGAAGTTGAAGTGGGTGACTGTTTTCAGGACACAACAAAGTCGTTATGGGAACGAAGAGATTGGATCAAGAAACAGAAGCTGCAACTTGAAGAGCAAAGAGTCAGCTTCCATGCTGAAGCTTTGGAGATTGAGAAGCAAAGGTATAAATGGCTGAGATATTGTAGCAAGAAAGACAGGGAACTGGAGAGGCTGAGACTGGAGAATGAGAGAATGAAATTAGAGAACGAGAGAAGGGTATTGCAACTGAGACAGAAGGAAGTGGAATTAGATTTGAGGAGGTCAGAAGCTTCCTTGGAGCCTTCCTCGCTTGGGCTAGGAAGAGATCATATTGATTTGGGAAGGCATTAA